In Terriglobales bacterium, the genomic stretch GGGAAAGAAGAACGTCGCGCTGGCGTTTTATGTCTTCGCCTTCACCGGGGGTTGAACCAAGGAGATGAAGGCCTTCCAGGAGAACCTGAAGAAACTGGAGGCCGCGGACACCCAGGTGCTGGGTGTGAGCATGGATAGCCCCTTCGCCAACTTCCATTTCGCGCAACAGAACGGCATCACTTTTCCACTGCTGGGCGATTGGGGCGGCGAGGTGACGAAGAAATACGGCCTCGCGAAGATGTACGACATCCAGGGCGCCAAGATGGAAAGCGCCCGGCGCGCCACCTTCATCATCGACAAGGATGGAAGGATCATCGCCGAGCAGGCGGACAGCGAGGCGGTGGACCCCACCAAGATGGTCGAGATCTGCGAGCGCAGAAAGAAGAGCTAGTCCAGAGCGCAA encodes the following:
- a CDS encoding redoxin domain-containing protein, translating into MSLKVGDKAPDFTLLAFDGKELKKVSLSEFKGKKNVALAFYVFAFTGGUTKEMKAFQENLKKLEAADTQVLGVSMDSPFANFHFAQQNGITFPLLGDWGGEVTKKYGLAKMYDIQGAKMESARRATFIIDKDGRIIAEQADSEAVDPTKMVEICERRKKS